Within Lactobacillus amylovorus DSM 20531, the genomic segment TATCACGGCGACGTAAGTTAGCCTTAACACGAGCAACTAATTCGCGGTTAGAAAATGGCTTAGTTACGTAATCGTCTGCACCCATTTCAAGTCCTAAAACTTTATCAATTTCAGTATCTTTAGCAGTTACCATGATAATTGGCATATCGTGCGTTTGACGAACTTCACGAGCAACCTCGAGTCCGTCTTTCTTTGGTAACATCAGGTCCAGAATCATTAAATCTGGATCATATTCGTCAACTTTTTGAACAGCTTCTTCGCCATCATAGGCAGTGTCGACGTCAAAGCCCTCCTTAGTTAGGTTAAATTTGATAATATCAGATATAGGCTTTTCATCGTCGACAACGAGAATTTTTTTTGGCATCGGGAATGCCTCCTTTGCTCTTACATTATACTGAATTTTGTAACATTAGCCAAAAAATTTGAGTTTTTTTCAAAAAAGTCTTGCATTTTTTTACGTTTCAGAGCATAATAATATCTGTTGGTTGATTCAACACATGGGTGGCTAGCTCAGCTGGCAGAGCAACGGACTCTTAATCCGTGGGTCCAGGGTTCGATCCCCTGGCCACCCATAACTGTAAGAGATATGACCGAAGTCATATCTCTTTTTTTGTTCATTCATTTGATTAGCGCTTGTAAGCTCTTTCTTGGTAAAATAGAAGAAAAGAACTTATTCAAGGGGGGCTTTACTATGAACGAAGCTGTATTTTTCAATCCGGGGGATGCCATTGCATCTTCACACGACTTCAAGGAAGCACGGCGCAGTGCACAGATTATTAAGGCAAAACGTCCGACTGGCCGTCAGATTGTCATTGCCGAGAATGATAAAAATGGCGTGTACGCTGTCTACTATGCCGATAGTGCAAACAAAGATCAAAGCGGAATCGCCCACCACATTAAGGATCAAATTTAAGAAGAAAGTCACTTTTTGTGACTTTTTTTATTTTCGCCGATTGTAAAATCAAATTGAACACTTTAGAAAAATAAAAAGTCCATTTGGACCTGTTTGATAGAATGTTAATAATCACAAAAACATCTATTGGAGGTCACAAATGGACTCTTTACATTCTATCATGCCTAAGCACCAAAAGAGAAAGCATTTATCATTTGAGCAACGGGTTGTTATTCAAACCCGTATTAAAGACGGTTTCTCTCTTAGGGCTATTGCTCGTGAGCTTGATTGCTCTCCTTCTACTATCAGTTATGAG encodes:
- the yycF gene encoding response regulator YycF — protein: MPKKILVVDDEKPISDIIKFNLTKEGFDVDTAYDGEEAVQKVDEYDPDLMILDLMLPKKDGLEVAREVRQTHDMPIIMVTAKDTEIDKVLGLEMGADDYVTKPFSNRELVARVKANLRRRDIVKKAEAANQEEPDKNIKIGNLVIMPDAYIVEKNGKKIELTHREFELLYYLAQHMGQVMTREHLLQTVWGYDYFGDVRTVDVTVHRLREKIENNPIQPQVLVTRRGVGYYVKQPSEG